From the Penaeus vannamei isolate JL-2024 chromosome 20, ASM4276789v1, whole genome shotgun sequence genome, the window aaagaacgttTTACATTCTTAGGATTGGTGTTTCTTGGGGTTTGGagtaagaaataaaggaatatcttagaaaaaaaatcttcaaaaaagAAATTTCAAAATTGGTAACGGCTGGTAACGGTATCGCGAGAACGGttaaagagagagtgacaagTAACGATCATTACCCGGGCTGTTCGATCGTTaactgcttgtttgtgtgtgtctgactcgTTAGATGACTCTCCGACTCGGGCAAAGATGGCGGCTtgcgagaggtagagaggaaggtaaCAATGAATTACAAAATCACTCCCACCTTTAACCGGCCGCGTCTCCTTGTGATACTACGCTGGACACaacagataagaagaaaaaaaacactacaagAATTCCTCGATTCAGAGAgatttaaaacaacaataatgaataactcatttgtaataagaaaaaaaaaaacacgaagttGGAAGTACTGAGGGACAGGTCGGTCGAGATGTCCAAGATGGCGTCACTTTCTCCGGGAATGTCACACCTGGCCGgacacgggggtgggggtgggggtggagggatggggttgggggtttcTATTGCATCATCCTCTGCAGCAGCTGGGCCGTGGgctgtggggggagagaaggggagaaacgtTAGTCGTCTGTCTTCATGaggtgcgattgtgtgtgtgtgtgtgtgtgtgtgtgtgtgtgtgtgtgtgtgtgtgtgtgtgtgtgtgtgtgtgtgtgtgtgtgtgtgtgtgtgtgtgatatatatatatatatatatatatatatatatatatatacatatatatatatatatatatatatatatatatatatatatgtatgtatgtatgtatgtatgtatatatacacatatatatatatatatatatatatatatatatgtatatatatgtgtgtgtgtgtgtgtgtgtgtgtgtgtgtgtgtgtgtgtatgtgtgtgtgtgtgtgtgtgtgtgtgtgtgtgtgtgtgtgtgtgtgtgtgtgtgtgtgtgtgtgtgtgcatatatgtgtgtgtgcatatatgtgtgtgtgtatatatgtgtatgtgtgtgtgtgtgtgtgtgtgtgtgtgtgtgtgtgtgtgtgtgtgtgtgtgtgtgtgtgtgtgtgtgtgtgtgtgtgtgtgtgtgtgtgtcaactaaAATGTTCATATTGATACACGTAGGAATGCATGATTTTGCCTATTCGCTGTATTATATCTGTATGCATTTGCTTGCATGCAAATACGTATAGTTGTGaacatatggatgtatacaggaatatatgtataatgcacacactctcacacaaacaaacacacacacacacacacacacacacacacacacacacacacacacacacatacacacacacaaaaaagaaaaatttatatatatattctgggtgTATGAGTACTAATGTGGTTCCAAAACATATTCAGAACattcgtggagagagagagttaacaaGACGACGGTTAGAGACATGGAGAGGAAGGTGCTCGTGCTAAAGACCGAATACTTACTATGTCACTAAGAGGAGACACTTAGATACTTAGATCTGAAACAGAGGGATGAAGGGAATTAGCTACTTACAAGAGACTCATGCTAAGTGTCGTGGAAGATGGATTGAAAGATTGGAAGATAAACGTACAGGAAAGATAAGACACGTGATTAAGAGAATAATAGATATTTATGATGGATTGGTTGGGAAGTTTTGAATTTTAAATTTGTCACgacttattttgtcattatccaACTGCCTTTTGAATTCAGAGGAAAATTGAATTCGCAGATTGGTTTGTAGTTCATGTATTATGATAGAGAAATTGCAGGTGTagtttactgtttgtttgtttgtttgttttatcattaagCGTTACGAAGCAAGGGCGGAGGTAGGCCCGGTCACCAGGCATAACAAGCCCATTTTAGGTTATTAAATCCAGCAGCAAGGAATTAATTCAACTTAACGGGAaatcaaagcaaaataaatgataTTCATGAAGCTTAAGATTTCGACGCTGATCTCAGGTCGTTTTGAGGTTTGATAGATTGTCAGTTTGTTTTATGGATTATCGAgttatctcttcttttattttgtgtggttttgattaaataaataaataatagattcaAGAACGAAAGTGGAAATAACAGAGGTTAATGTATTATCAGAATCCTTATGGAATGAAAAACCGAAgaacggaaaaagaagaaaaactagagGGAGCTTCTCGCCGTtaatttgttattgctgttaccgCTCTGCTGCTGTGGGCGCGTGTCCGGTGACCTTACCTGCGGGGACATCCGAGCCAGAGAACTGGCGCGGCCCTTCACCTTAGCCTTGTTGGCAGCCTGCTCGGCGTTCTCGACGcgctcctcggcctcctccagcTCCTGCTGGGCCTTGCGGAACTTGGCCAGGTTGAGGGCGGCGATCTCCTCGGCCTCCTCGATCTGGCGCTTGTACGTCTTGATCTTCTGCTGCAGCTTGTCGACCAGGTCCTGCATCCTCTCGTGGTTCTTCTTGTCCTCGTCGGACTGGAAGCTGAGCTCCTTGATGCGCCTCTCGCACTTCCTCAGGTTCTTCTGGGCGTCGGCGTGGCGGCGGCTCTCGTCGTCCAGCTGGTTCTCCAGCTCCCTGACGCGGCTCTCCAGCTTGGCCACAGCCTTCTTGCCGGTCTTCAGAGCGTTGGTCTCGACCTCTTCCAGGCGGACCTGGAGCTCCTTCACGGACACTTCGAGGGCCTTGCGCATCTTCTCCTGGGTCTGGGCGTGCTCCTGCTCAGCGCGGAGCTCGTCGGCGAGGCGGGCGGCGTCGACCATGGCCTTCTTGGCCTTCTCCTCCGAGTTCTTGGCCTCGTTCAACATCTCGTCAAGATCAGCCTGTTGCGAAGAGAAAGCGCATATGGAACGGCAGTCTGAAACATGAGGTACTGTATTCACGCGGTGCCATGCGTCCCGAACCCGCGAAATACGCACTCCCAATACTTACATGCAGGGTCTGCATTTCTCCCTCGAGCTTCCTCTTGGCGACGGTGAGGGAGCCGTTCTGCGCAGTGATGTCGTTGATGTGGTCGTGGGCCTCGGCGAGCTCGGCCTCAGCCTGGCGACGGCCGCGGTCGGACTGTTCCAGGAGCGTGCGGGACTCCTCCAACTCGCCGTGCAGGGCGTTGGCTCGACGCTCTGCGATGCCATACTGTTCCCTGTACTCTGACGCGAGGCGCTGCTCCTCCTCGACGCGGGCCTGGAGTTCCTTCATCTCGCCCTGGATCTTCTTGATGTGTTTCTGGAGGTCGGCGTTGGCCTTGTTGGAGTGGTCGAGGGCGATCTCCAGCTCGTTGATGTCAGACTCGAGCTTCTTCTTCATGCGGAGAGCTTCAGCTTTGCCCTTTGCTTCAGCCTCCAGGGAAGCTTGCATGGAGTCAATGGCGCGCTGGTGGCATTTACTGTAAAAGACACGAACTCATGTTAATGCCATAATAGTGCGTTTAACGTATAATTGATATTAGAGACATCTATGTATCGGTACTGATAAGAAATACACTGAACTCACCGGGTGTTCTcaaactcctcctctttctcctggaTGCGCCTGTCGATCTCCTGTCTGACCTGGCTGAGCTCAAGCTGTGCACGGAGCACCTTGTTCTCCTCCTGCTCGAGGGCGGCCTCGGCTTCCTCGAGGGCGGCCTGCAGTTCCTCCTTCTCGATCTCGAGGCGCTTGGCGTTCTTCTGGATCTCGTGGAGGGATCGTCCGCCCTCGCCGATCTGGTCCATCAGGTCCTTGATCTCGTCGGCGAGGTTCTTGTTCTCGCGGCGCACGGAGTCGAGCTGCTCCAGGTTCTCCTCGTAGGCGGCCTTGATGCGGAAGTGCTCGGTGGAGTAGTTGCGGCATTCCTTCTGCGAGGCATCTACCTCAGCGGCCAAGTCATCAACCTTCAGTTTCCATTCGGAAATGATCTTGTCGaagttcttctgcttcttttcggCGGCGTTGGCCAGCGCCGTGGCTCGCTCGACCTCGATCTGCATGTCCTCGAGCTCGGTGGCGATGCGCTGCTTCGTCTTCTCGAGGTTCATGTTCTTGATGTTCAGCTGTTCGATCTGCTGCTCGGCCTCCTCGAGGCGGGCGGCCAGCTTCAGGCGCGCTGCCTCGAGCTCCTCGGCGCGCGCGACGCCCTCGGACTCGTACTTGGCGCGCCACATCTGGGCCTCGGCGTTGGCCTTGGAGAGCTGGCGCTGCAGGTCGGCCTTCGCCTCGCCCTCTTCGTCCAGCTGCTCGCGGAGGCCGTCGATGTCGTGCTCCAAGTTGCGGAACTTACCGAGAAGAGTTGCACGTTCCTGAAAGAAGACCCGCACTCATAAATCTACAAATCATATACCGCGAAACCATAAACACCCAAATAATTTACAACccgacgaaaaggagagaaagaaaagcaccAAAAGCCCATACCCTGCACTCATCGTCGGCGAGTTTCCTGGTGTCCTCGAGCTGGTTGGTGAGAGACAACTTCAGCTTCGACAGCTGACCGATCTGGCTCTCCGCTTCCTCCACCTGGCGCAGAAGGTCGGTGTTCTCCACGGCGAGCTTCTTCTTGGTGGCATCGAAGTCGTTGAGGGTCCGGTTGGCTTCGTCGAGCTTGGACTGGATCTCGTTAATCTGGTGCTGAAGCTGCTTGTTCATCTTCTCAGCAGCGGCCTGGACAGAAGCACGGGGTCAGCGGTCGTCGCATCGAATCTCGTCAGTATCGCCATTTTATATTTCACAATATTtcctttagttttctttttcttttttttaatgacctATTACTTTCATTTCTATGGATGTACATATCTCAGCAAGAACAGAAGCAAATCAGTAAGCCTACTCATCGTTTCTGTAAAGGAACTCGTAAGATTTACAAGTACtgggagaaatgaaaggaaaatgagaacaagaaaaaatggagGTTATTAAGAAAGTTAACGAAAAGATGgtaaaaaatgaaacaagaaaacacGCTTTGAAGACGGGTTGATGGGTGgcagtggagaaggggggggtgaggtaagAAAACAGGTAGCGAACCGGTCTAATGAGGTAATTTGTTCTACCTGTTCTTCACCTGCGAGCTAATTTAAGCTCGCGAGGAAAATGTTCCaccgggaagggagaggggactaAAAGAGTAAGAGCTTCTTGAGGAAACTATTTTAACTATCTTAACTtttggacaaagaaaaaaaaatcaaatttctgTTCGTACTCTATTTTAGTAAGTGACCAAAAGTTAAGTTAAGATGTGTATTAgttgttctttattttctaatcGGAATGATTGGTATCACACTAAAAGGATTGCATGCACTTAAGGTTATTAAGGACAAACTCTTCACGAGAATAGTTTCGAAGcattaaaatgacaaaaaaataagacagaaatcGGCTTCGCTGCTGCTTTCTAAAATGCACGACGACTTTGCAATCAAAAAATGATTAGAGACAACGAATATAAAGACAAGTTTGAAAGTTACAACTCTCGACTCTTACCGTTAGCTTCCTAAACACATTACTCTTTTGACAGACATCACTTCTTTTGCAAAacagtatttcatttatttagcaCTGCTGCTAATTtcactaaaagagaaagagagagacgaaaaaatatGATTGCGTGAATAAATGCCTGTCTGTTTTACCTTATCGGTAGCCATTTGATCTGTTGCAAACTTCAAATCGTCGACTTGACCATTCAattttgctttttccttctcAAGCCTGTTAGAATAGTGTGTGTTAGCTGTtaccaaacataaaacaaaaaaaaaattaaaataataatggtgatgaagaaacCGAAAAGAGCATTTGTCAGTAGTGTTGTTTATACGCTTTTGTTTTTTACCGTCGGTGTCTCTTCACTTATTTTGTGGGCATTGTATCTCGTTTTACTCTATTTTTACACTATTCAAAATGTCCTCCAAATGTCAGAGTTGAAATCCACAAGCAAATCGAAATCCACAAAACAAGTGAAGTGCCCGACCATCGTTTGCGCAAGTCAGCCATTAGATGCGAGAGAAAGGGcaaatttattattttcttaaaaagAGAGACGTTGTTGAGTGGGCTGACAACGCCGTCCCGGTTTGGTTTTGCTCTTTACCTTCTCGTTACTGAGCGCATCGGCTGCAGACCGAGCATCATTGAGTTCCGAAGATAGGGTTGTCTTTTCCCGTTCCGCTCTGTAGCAAGGCcatagacaagagagaaaaatggcgTGAGTTTTTTCCCTTGAAGACGGCACCTAAGCATGCTACCTTGGTGCTTATAGTGTAGATGAACGAGGTGAagagataataagagataaaaaggggagtTGAGAGAGTACCTAAAGTAAAGGAAATGTCTAAAAGAAAGGCGGGAAAACAAAAGAAGCGAAAAGCGATATAGGGAAATCTTTCTTATAAGAGGATAGGAAAGAAAGCGTCTTTCGGCTTCTGGAATGTAGATCTTCTGGAAATTTGGCGGGAAACTAAATAAATGACATAgatcaaaataaaaaagggatCAAAATAAGGAAGGGTTAAGCAAAGCTCCCATACACAAAAAATGAAGGATCGCAGGATGGGAAAATCGAAGAAGGATgccactttctatttttttcgcattttttttccttctcgttttctttacctTATCTCGAACAAGACCGTCTGTGGCAGATCTGGCATCATCAGCTTCCCGTTTCAGagcctccttatccttctccatcctaGGTTAGAAGCAGATTTGGGGAGGAGGCCACCGAACaaaatgattagaaaaaaataaaagaaattgtaattatatacataatgtgcTGCGCTGCGGTCTGTTATCAGTTAgctaattcattttcatttgttctATGCAGTTAGCCGTGTTAGGATATCACAGAGGTCTGCCAGGAAATAAACAATTTTAGGTCTCCTGAATAGATGGGTATAATGGATTATTAAATGTATAAAATTAACGTGTATAAATTTTTACTCTATATCCAGCATtattgcatacataaacacacacacacacgcacaaactcacacatacatacaaatgtataaatatatatatacatatacatataaacaaatatatatacatatacatataaacaaatatatatacatatacatataaacaaatatatatacatatatcatatatatacatatatcatatatatatatatatgtgtgtgtgtgtgtgtgtgtgtgtgtgtgtgtgtgtgtgtgtgtgtgtgtgtgtgtgtgtgtgtgtgtattatatatatatatatatatatatatatatatatatatatatatatactaatatatatatatatatatatatatatatacttatatataaatatataatacatacgcacatatacatatgcatatatataaatgtatatacatatatatgtatatacatatatatatacctatatatatatatgtatgtatgtgtgtatgtatatgtatgtgtatatgtatatgtatatatatatatatatatatatatatatatatatatatatatatatatatatacacacacacacacacacacatatctacacgtatgtgtatatgtgtatgtaaatatacatatacatttatacatatacatacgtgtatatatatatatatatatatatatatatatatatatatatacatgcacatgtacatgtatgtatatatttgtatatgtgtacatataatacatatgcgtacatatatatttgtatatatgtgtatatataaacacacacacacacacacatgtatatacatacatatatatatacatatatatatatatatatatatatatatattatatatacatataaacatttgtatatatatgcacacacacacacacacacacacacacacacacacacacacacacacacacacacacacacacacacacacacacacacacacacacacacacacgcgcacacatatacatatacatatacatatacacacacacacatatatatatatatatatatacatatatacatatatatatatatatatatatatatacatatattatatatatatataaaaatatatacatacacacacacacacacacacacacacacatatatatatatatatatatatatatatatatatatatatatatatatatatatatatatatatatatacatatatatatatatacatatatatgaatatatatacacatatatgtatatatatgtatatatatatgtatctatgtatatatatttcatacacacgcacgcacacagatgcatgcaATCTTCAACGTTGCAACCGTGAGATTCGCCCAAGGAATCCCCTCGCCGCGCGCCCTCGCCGCGGCATCCCGCGCGCGGCGGGCGCCCTTACCTGGCCTTCATTTTGTTGAGGTGGTCGATCTGCTCGGACATCTCGGCGACGGCGTCATTGTGCTTCTTGCGGAGGCTGGCGAGGGCGGCCTCGTGCTGGATGTTGGACTCCTCGAGGTCGCGGCGGATCTTGGCCAGCTCGGCCTCGCGCTTCTTGTTGAGCTCGATCTGCGCCGCGGTGGCGCCACCGGCCTCGTCCAGGCGCTCGCCCAGCTCCTCCAGCTCGCGGCCCAGGTGAGTCTTGGACTTCTCGGACTTGGCGCGGGCCTGGCGCTCGTGCTCCAGCTCCTCCTCGAGCTCCTCAATGCGAGCCTGCAGCTCCTTGATTTGTTTCTGGAGCTTCGAGACGAGTCCCTGCTCGTCCTCCAGCTTGCATGCAAGGGAGGAGACTTCCTTGTCCTTGCGCTGGATGGTCTGTTCGAGCTCCTTCTTGTTGCGCTCCAAGTCGGCAACGGCTTCCTGGGTCAACTTGAGGTCGCCCTCAACCTTCCTCTTGGCCTTGTCAACCTCGCCTCGcagcttcttctccctctcgagAGAATCCTCAAGCTCATCGAGGGTCTGTTCAAGCTTGGCCTTAACCTTGTTGAGGTGGTTGCACTTGTCCTCGATGCCCTGCAGGTCCTCGGCCGTCTTCTGGTTGCACTCCTGCAGGTGCTTCTTCTCCTTGTTGATCTTGTTGATGAGTTCGTCCTGGTGCGCGATCTCATCGTTGAGGTTCCGGATCTGGTGGTCCTTGGTGGCCTTGTCCTGCTCAGCCTTCTGCACCGTCAGCTCCAAGTCCTCGATGTCCTTCTTCAAGCCGGAGATCTCTTGCTCGATCTTCTTCTTACCCTGGAACAGCTGGTTgcgggcctcctcctcctgctgtagGCGCTCTGTGGTTTcctgggggtggggaagaggcgaAGGGTCACACTCCAGCACGCAACAACATGTCGGCTCATGTCACtatgagacacacagacacgcaaagacACTAAGACAAAACACCACTAAGACACTATCCAACAGGACGCTACGGGTTGGGGAAATCGTGGTAAGTCCTACCTCCACGATGGTGTGGGGAACGTATAAGGAACCCATACTGGCTACAGCTAGAGTTTACAAGGGAAGTGtacaagggggaggggtaggggctaCTCGTAACAGATCGTA encodes:
- the LOC113810227 gene encoding myosin heavy chain, muscle-like isoform X43 — protein: MPGHIVKSTGPDPDPTEYLYVSLEQKRIDQTKPYDAKKACWVPCEKEGYVLGEIQGTKGDLVTVLVPGGDTKNFKKDLVLQVNPPKFEKCEDMSNLTYLNDASVLYNLKQRYITKLIYTYSGLFCVAINPYKRYPIYTNRCVKIYQGKRRNEVPPHIFAISDGAYMDMLQNHENQSMLITGESGAGKTENTKKVIAYFANVGASTKKPKEGEKKQNLEDQIVQTNPVLEAFGNAKTVRNDNSSRFGKFIRIHFGPSGKLSGADIETYLLEKARVISQQSLERSYHIFYQIMSDYVKHLKPLCFLSNDIHDYYFVSQGKVTVASIDDNEEMQFTDTAFDVLGFSQEDKDNVYKVTATVMHFGNLKFKQRGREEQAEPDGTETGDICGKLLGSDGAELYKNLTKPKIKVGNEFVTQGRNKDQVYYSVGALAKALFDRMFKWLVRKCNVTLETGQKRVMFIGVLDIAGFEIFDFNGFEQLCINFTNEKLQQFFNHHMFVLEQEEYKREGINWVFIDFGLDLQACIELIEKPLGILSILEEESMFPKATDKSFEEKLKTNHLGKSPNFIKPKPPKPGQAEAHFAIVHYAGTVPYNLTGWLEKNKDPLNDTVVDQIKKSSNQLAVEIFADHPGQSGAADTGGKGGKRAKGSGFQTVSGMYKEQLNNLMTVLRSTSPHFIRCIIPNENKAAGVIDAALVMHQLTCNGVLEGIRICRKGFPNRMVYPDFKHRYNILAPKAAAAAEDDKKASQVLLDSISLEAEKYRMGHTKVFFRAGVLGQLEEIRDDRLAKIISWLQSWIRGYTSRKAYKKLQEQRVALIVVQRNLRKYLQLRTWAWYRLWQKVKPLLNVTRIEDEIRALEEKAAKAEENYERESKLRKELEAANLALLEEKNNLMVALESTKGNVSEYLDKQAKLQSQKADLEAQLNETTERLQQEEEARNQLFQGKKKIEQEISGLKKDIEDLELTVQKAEQDKATKDHQIRNLNDEIAHQDELINKINKEKKHLQECNQKTAEDLQGIEDKCNHLNKVKAKLEQTLDELEDSLEREKKLRGEVDKAKRKVEGDLKLTQEAVADLERNKKELEQTIQRKDKEVSSLACKLEDEQGLVSKLQKQIKELQARIEELEEELEHERQARAKSEKSKTHLGRELEELGERLDEAGGATAAQIELNKKREAELAKIRRDLEESNIQHEAALASLRKKHNDAVAEMSEQIDHLNKMKARAEREKTTLSSELNDARSAADALSNEKAAAEKMNKQLQHQINEIQSKLDEANRTLNDFDATKKKLAVENTDLLRQVEEAESQIGQLSKLKLSLTNQLEDTRKLADDECRERATLLGKFRNLEHDIDGLREQLDEEGEAKADLQRQLSKANAEAQMWRAKYESEGVARAEELEAARLKLAARLEEAEQQIEQLNIKNMNLEKTKQRIATELEDMQIEVERATALANAAEKKQKNFDKIISEWKLKVDDLAAEVDASQKECRNYSTEHFRIKAAYEENLEQLDSVRRENKNLADEIKDLMDQIGEGGRSLHEIQKNAKRLEIEKEELQAALEEAEAALEQEENKVLRAQLELSQVRQEIDRRIQEKEEEFENTRKCHQRAIDSMQASLEAEAKGKAEALRMKKKLESDINELEIALDHSNKANADLQKHIKKIQGEMKELQARVEEEQRLASEYREQYGIAERRANALHGELEESRTLLEQSDRGRRQAEAELAEAHDHINDITAQNGSLTVAKRKLEGEMQTLHADLDEMLNEAKNSEEKAKKAMVDAARLADELRAEQEHAQTQEKMRKALEVSVKELQVRLEEVETNALKTGKKAVAKLESRVRELENQLDDESRRHADAQKNLRKCERRIKELSFQSDEDKKNHERMQDLVDKLQQKIKTYKRQIEEAEEIAALNLAKFRKAQQELEEAEERVENAEQAANKAKVKGRASSLARMSPQI
- the LOC113810227 gene encoding myosin heavy chain, muscle-like isoform X44; its protein translation is MPGHIVKSTGPDPDPTEYLYVSLEQKRIDQTKPYDAKKACWVPCEKEGYVLGEIQGTKGDLVTVLVPGGDTKNFKKDLVLQVNPPKFEKCEDMSNLTYLNDASVLYNLKQRYITKLIYTYSGLFCVAINPYKRYPIYTNRCVKIYQGKRRNEVPPHIFAISDGAYMDMLQNHENQSMLITGESGAGKTENTKKVIQYFANIARKSDSFEKKGKQKEMPKFSSGNLEDQIVQTNPVLEAFGNAKTVRNDNSSRFGKFIRIHFGPSGKLSGADIETYLLEKARVISQQSLERSYHIFYQIMSDYVKHLKPLCFLSNDIHDYYFVSQGKVTVASIDDNEEMQFTDTAFDVLGFSQEDKDNVYKVTATVMHFGNLKFKQRGREEQAEPDGTETGDICGKLLGSDGAELYKNLTKPKIKVGNEFVTQGRNKDQVYYSVGALAKALFDRMFKWLVRKCNVTLETGQKRVMFIGVLDIAGFEIFDFNGFEQLCINFTNEKLQQFFNHHMFVLEQEEYKREGINWVFIDFGLDLQACIELIEKPLGILSILEEESMFPKATDKSFEEKLKTNHLGKSPNFIKPKPPKPGQAEAHFAIVHYAGTVPYNLTGWLEKNKDPLNDTVVDQIKKSSNQLAVEIFADHPGQSGAADTGGKGGKRAKGSGFQTVSGMYKEQLNKLMTTLMSTCPHFIRCIIPNEFKQTGVIDAALVMHQLTCNGVLEGIRICRKGFPNRMVYPDFKHRYRVLCPPLLLQERKEQVPPRPSAEMILDYVKLEPNQYRYGQNKVFFRAGVLGQLEEIRDDRLAKIISWLQSWIRGYTSRKAYKKLQEQRVALIVVQRNLRKYLQLRTWAWYRLWQKVKPLLNVTRIEDEIRALEEKAAKAEENYERESKLRKELEAANLALLEEKNNLMVALESTKGNVSEYLDKQAKLQSQKADLEAQLNETTERLQQEEEARNQLFQGKKKIEQEISGLKKDIEDLELTVQKAEQDKATKDHQIRNLNDEIAHQDELINKINKEKKHLQECNQKTAEDLQGIEDKCNHLNKVKAKLEQTLDELEDSLEREKKLRGEVDKAKRKVEGDLKLTQEAVADLERNKKELEQTIQRKDKEVSSLACKLEDEQGLVSKLQKQIKELQARIEELEEELEHERQARAKSEKSKTHLGRELEELGERLDEAGGATAAQIELNKKREAELAKIRRDLEESNIQHEAALASLRKKHNDAVAEMSEQIDHLNKMKARAEREKTTLSSELNDARSAADALSNEKAAAEKMNKQLQHQINEIQSKLDEANRTLNDFDATKKKLAVENTDLLRQVEEAESQIGQLSKLKLSLTNQLEDTRKLADDECRERATLLGKFRNLEHDIDGLREQLDEEGEAKADLQRQLSKANAEAQMWRAKYESEGVARAEELEAARLKLAARLEEAEQQIEQLNIKNMNLEKTKQRIATELEDMQIEVERATALANAAEKKQKNFDKIISEWKLKVDDLAAEVDASQKECRNYSTEHFRIKAAYEENLEQLDSVRRENKNLADEIKDLMDQIGEGGRSLHEIQKNAKRLEIEKEELQAALEEAEAALEQEENKVLRAQLELSQVRQEIDRRIQEKEEEFENTRKCHQRAIDSMQASLEAEAKGKAEALRMKKKLESDINELEIALDHSNKANADLQKHIKKIQGEMKELQARVEEEQRLASEYREQYGIAERRANALHGELEESRTLLEQSDRGRRQAEAELAEAHDHINDITAQNGSLTVAKRKLEGEMQTLHADLDEMLNEAKNSEEKAKKAMVDAARLADELRAEQEHAQTQEKMRKALEVSVKELQVRLEEVETNALKTGKKAVAKLESRVRELENQLDDESRRHADAQKNLRKCERRIKELSFQSDEDKKNHERMQDLVDKLQQKIKTYKRQIEEAEEIAALNLAKFRKAQQELEEAEERVENAEQAANKAKI
- the LOC113810227 gene encoding myosin heavy chain, muscle-like isoform X42, with amino-acid sequence MPGHIVKSTGPDPDPTEYLYVSLEQKRIDQTKPYDAKKACWVPCEKEGYVLGEIQGTKGDLVTVLVPGGDTKNFKKDLVLQVNPPKFEKCEDMSNLTYLNDASVLYNLKQRYITKLIYTYSGLFCVAINPYKRYPIYTNRCVKIYQGKRRNEVPPHIFAISDGAYMDMLQNHENQSMLITGESGAGKTENTKKVIAYFANVGASTKKPKEGEKKQNLEDQIVQTNPVLEAFGNAKTVRNDNSSRFGKFIRIHFGPSGKLSGADIETYLLEKARVISQQSLERSYHIFYQIMSDYVKHLKPLCFLSNDIHDYYFVSQGKVTVASIDDNEEMQFTDTAFDVLGFSQEDKDNVYKVTATVMHFGNLKFKQRGREEQAEPDGTETGDICGKLLGSDGAELYKNLTKPKIKVGNEFVTQGRNKDQVYYSVGALAKALFDRMFKWLVRKCNVTLETGQKRVMFIGVLDIAGFEIFDFNSFEQLCINFTNEKLQQFFNHHMFVLEQEEYKREGIEWTFIDFGLDLQACIDLIEKPLGILSILEEESMFPKATDKSFEEKLKTNHLGKSPNFIKPKPPKPGQAEAHFAIVHYAGTVPYNLTGWLEKNKDPLNDTVVDQIKKSSNQLAVEIFADHPGQSGAADTGGKGGKRAKGSGFQTVSGMYKEQLNNLMTVLRSTSPHFIRCIIPNENKAAGVIDAALVMHQLTCNGVLEGIRICRKGFPNRMVYPDFKHRYNILNPKITKDLEDDHKKATTELLNFVQLEPEKFRMGHTKVFFRAGVLGQLEEIRDDRLAKIISWLQSWIRGYTSRKAYKKLQEQRVALIVVQRNLRKYLQLRTWAWYRLWQKVKPLLNVTRIEDEIRALEEKAAKAEENYERESKLRKELEAANLALLEEKNNLMVALESTKGNVSEYLDKQAKLQSQKADLEAQLNETTERLQQEEEARNQLFQGKKKIEQEISGLKKDIEDLELTVQKAEQDKATKDHQIRNLNDEIAHQDELINKINKEKKHLQECNQKTAEDLQGIEDKCNHLNKVKAKLEQTLDELEDSLEREKKLRGEVDKAKRKVEGDLKLTQEAVADLERNKKELEQTIQRKDKEVSSLACKLEDEQGLVSKLQKQIKELQARIEELEEELEHERQARAKSEKSKTHLGRELEELGERLDEAGGATAAQIELNKKREAELAKIRRDLEESNIQHEAALASLRKKHNDAVAEMSEQIDHLNKMKARAEREKTTLSSELNDARSAADALSNEKAAAEKMNKQLQHQINEIQSKLDEANRTLNDFDATKKKLAVENTDLLRQVEEAESQIGQLSKLKLSLTNQLEDTRKLADDECRERATLLGKFRNLEHDIDGLREQLDEEGEAKADLQRQLSKANAEAQMWRAKYESEGVARAEELEAARLKLAARLEEAEQQIEQLNIKNMNLEKTKQRIATELEDMQIEVERATALANAAEKKQKNFDKIISEWKLKVDDLAAEVDASQKECRNYSTEHFRIKAAYEENLEQLDSVRRENKNLADEIKDLMDQIGEGGRSLHEIQKNAKRLEIEKEELQAALEEAEAALEQEENKVLRAQLELSQVRQEIDRRIQEKEEEFENTRKCHQRAIDSMQASLEAEAKGKAEALRMKKKLESDINELEIALDHSNKANADLQKHIKKIQGEMKELQARVEEEQRLASEYREQYGIAERRANALHGELEESRTLLEQSDRGRRQAEAELAEAHDHINDITAQNGSLTVAKRKLEGEMQTLHADLDEMLNEAKNSEEKAKKAMVDAARLADELRAEQEHAQTQEKMRKALEVSVKELQVRLEEVETNALKTGKKAVAKLESRVRELENQLDDESRRHADAQKNLRKCERRIKELSFQSDEDKKNHERMQDLVDKLQQKIKTYKRQIEEAEEIAALNLAKFRKAQQELEEAEERVENAEQAANKAKVKGRASSLARMSPQI